Proteins from a genomic interval of Candidatus Dependentiae bacterium:
- the dnaA gene encoding chromosomal replication initiator protein DnaA, whose translation MNGLSDQIWQDFLKIIKEEVGTRVVETWIKAVTISRYDNLTGGIYLSAPNLFVKNWVESNYKDLFQKHLRRLLGVEKITVYFSLANADPIAVYQESSKIMPAVSAASKKKKQEIVKKASGYQMNSSKLNPIYTFDTFVVGENNQFAYASSRAIASKLGTLYNPLLLYGGSGLGKTHLLHAIGNEVLEKHPNLVVLYQTTDRFVTEFINAIRFDNVAKFQEKYKNIDVLLVDDIQFMVNKEQTQEVFFHIFNNLYDANKQIVLSCDTLPRYLGGLVDRLKSRLEWGLIADVQVPMLETKIAILKRKAQIQRESISDEVAVFIAQQEVSSVRELEGSLIRVLAYASLTNQAITIDLVKKVLGSSKESKAVPSKIDFKDIMVHIKKHFSYRLEDLRSKDRSKCVSHARQVAMYLMKRHTDKSLREIGEFLDRKDHTTITHAISRVTGLRARNEKFANLIKSIEDELN comes from the coding sequence ATGAATGGACTAAGTGACCAGATTTGGCAAGATTTTTTAAAGATTATCAAAGAAGAAGTTGGTACTCGCGTTGTTGAAACGTGGATCAAAGCAGTAACAATTTCTCGTTATGATAATTTAACGGGAGGGATTTATTTATCCGCTCCCAATCTTTTTGTCAAAAACTGGGTTGAGTCAAATTATAAAGATTTATTTCAAAAGCATCTACGTCGTCTTTTAGGTGTTGAAAAAATTACAGTTTATTTTTCACTTGCAAACGCAGATCCAATTGCTGTGTACCAAGAATCATCTAAGATCATGCCAGCAGTATCTGCAGCGTCTAAAAAAAAGAAACAAGAGATTGTAAAAAAAGCATCTGGTTACCAGATGAATTCAAGCAAATTAAATCCAATTTATACTTTTGACACCTTTGTCGTTGGTGAAAATAATCAGTTTGCCTATGCTTCATCTCGAGCAATAGCAAGCAAGCTTGGAACTCTTTATAATCCACTTCTTTTGTATGGGGGTTCAGGGCTTGGCAAAACTCATTTGCTCCATGCAATTGGCAATGAAGTGCTAGAAAAGCATCCTAATTTAGTGGTTCTGTATCAAACAACTGATCGTTTCGTGACAGAATTTATTAACGCCATTCGCTTTGATAATGTTGCTAAGTTTCAAGAAAAATATAAAAACATCGATGTTTTGCTTGTTGATGACATTCAATTTATGGTCAACAAAGAACAAACCCAAGAAGTCTTTTTTCACATTTTTAATAATTTGTATGATGCAAATAAGCAAATAGTTTTATCTTGTGACACGTTGCCTCGTTATTTGGGTGGGCTAGTTGATAGATTAAAGTCACGACTTGAATGGGGTTTGATAGCAGATGTTCAAGTGCCAATGCTGGAAACCAAAATAGCAATTTTAAAAAGAAAAGCTCAGATTCAGCGTGAATCAATTTCTGACGAAGTGGCTGTTTTTATAGCTCAGCAAGAAGTGAGCAGCGTTCGAGAGTTAGAAGGATCTTTAATTCGAGTTCTTGCATATGCTTCACTGACAAATCAGGCAATAACGATTGATTTGGTTAAAAAAGTCTTAGGATCATCCAAAGAGTCTAAGGCTGTCCCGTCAAAGATAGATTTTAAAGACATTATGGTTCATATCAAAAAACATTTTTCGTACAGGCTTGAGGATTTACGATCTAAGGATCGCAGCAAATGTGTGAGTCATGCGCGTCAAGTTGCCATGTATTTGATGAAGCGCCACACGGATAAGTCACTTAGGGAAATTGGCGAATTTTTAGATCGCAAAGATCATACGACCATTACTCATGCTATCTCAAGAGTTACTGGCCTTCGGGCTCGCAATGAAAAGTTTGCAAACTTGATAAAAAGCATTGAAGACGAATTAAATTAA